A DNA window from Magnetococcales bacterium contains the following coding sequences:
- a CDS encoding ABC transporter ATP-binding protein, translating into MAVASEPPVTAPLLALQEVDLGVGERRFCRKLDWSVRPRERWAVLGPNGAGKSTLLHALAGLQPVDGGEIFLEGRPLRALSRRAVARRVGILFQEQEYPFPATVLECVLAGRTPHVPFWARDTMDDHQLALDALRETGLEALAHRQVETLSGGERRRMEAATLLVQSPRLLLLDEPTNHLDLGHQIGLLELLVRKTAASNGAMILVLHDINLAARFCDRFLFLFGSGESLMGDREQMLQPALLSRLFRHPMRAVAWGERGFWMPE; encoded by the coding sequence GTGGCTGTTGCGTCGGAGCCTCCGGTGACGGCACCACTGCTGGCGTTGCAGGAGGTGGATCTGGGGGTGGGGGAGCGGCGTTTCTGTCGCAAACTGGATTGGTCGGTGCGTCCCAGAGAGCGTTGGGCGGTGTTGGGCCCCAATGGCGCGGGCAAATCCACTTTGTTGCACGCCCTGGCCGGATTGCAGCCGGTGGATGGGGGGGAGATTTTCCTGGAAGGGCGTCCCCTGCGCGCTCTGAGCCGTCGGGCCGTGGCCCGGAGGGTGGGAATTTTGTTTCAGGAACAGGAGTATCCCTTTCCCGCCACGGTGCTGGAGTGTGTGTTGGCGGGTCGCACCCCCCATGTCCCTTTCTGGGCGCGGGATACGATGGACGATCATCAACTGGCTTTGGACGCCTTGCGGGAAACCGGATTGGAAGCTCTGGCCCACCGTCAGGTGGAAACCCTGTCCGGCGGGGAGCGCAGACGCATGGAAGCCGCCACGTTGCTGGTGCAATCCCCGCGACTGCTGCTGCTGGATGAACCCACCAATCATCTCGACTTGGGGCATCAGATCGGTCTGCTGGAGTTGCTGGTCCGCAAGACCGCAGCGTCGAACGGTGCCATGATTCTAGTGCTGCACGATATCAATCTGGCGGCGCGGTTTTGTGATCGTTTTTTGTTTCTGTTCGGTTCCGGGGAGAGTCTGATGGGGGATCGGGAGCAGATGTTGCAACCGGCGCTGCTCTCCCGCCTGTTCCGACATCCCATGCGGGCGGTGGCGTGGGGGGAGAGGGGGTTCTGGATGCCGGAGTGA
- a CDS encoding NAD-dependent epimerase/dehydratase family protein, giving the protein MNYAHRKVLITGGLGLIGSNLARRLVAMGAQVAILDVLLPGHGGNLFNIRDIRSEIALHIQDVRDPLALEACLPGQDIVFNLAAQTGHLESMIDPAMDCAINVGGQHLFLETCRRLNPQLRIVFASTRQIHGKPCYLPLDERHPVQPVDFNGIHKATAEYYHQLYHTVYGLEVTIIRMTNTYGCGMRIMDARQSFLGYWFRLLHEGRILPVFGDGEQLRDFNHVDDCVEALLLAGSCPEAIGKVYLLGGEEVVSLLDLARSMSSFTQQGGYELVPFPRDRQKIDIGSCYGNFSRIACELGWRPKIDLMAGLRSTINYYNCFYDHYVQADS; this is encoded by the coding sequence ATGAATTATGCGCACAGGAAGGTGCTGATTACTGGTGGCCTGGGATTGATCGGTTCCAATCTGGCTCGCCGTCTTGTGGCCATGGGAGCCCAAGTGGCCATTTTGGATGTGCTGCTTCCCGGCCATGGGGGGAATCTGTTCAATATTCGTGACATTCGTTCTGAGATTGCCCTCCACATCCAGGATGTGCGGGATCCTTTGGCCTTGGAAGCGTGTCTGCCGGGACAAGATATTGTCTTCAATCTCGCGGCCCAGACGGGACATTTGGAGTCCATGATCGATCCTGCGATGGATTGTGCCATCAATGTCGGTGGTCAACACCTTTTTCTGGAAACCTGTCGCAGGTTGAATCCGCAGTTGCGTATCGTTTTTGCCAGTACCCGGCAGATTCATGGCAAACCCTGTTATTTACCCTTGGACGAACGGCATCCGGTTCAACCGGTGGATTTCAATGGAATCCACAAGGCAACGGCAGAGTATTATCATCAATTGTATCACACCGTGTACGGTCTTGAAGTGACAATAATACGTATGACCAATACTTATGGCTGTGGTATGCGCATCATGGATGCGCGCCAGTCGTTTTTGGGATATTGGTTTCGCCTGCTGCATGAAGGCAGAATTTTGCCTGTTTTCGGAGATGGTGAGCAACTGCGGGATTTCAATCATGTGGATGATTGTGTGGAGGCCTTGTTGCTGGCCGGATCATGTCCGGAGGCCATCGGCAAGGTCTATCTGTTGGGCGGGGAAGAGGTGGTGTCGTTGCTGGATTTGGCCAGGAGCATGAGCAGTTTTACCCAGCAGGGAGGCTATGAACTGGTGCCGTTTCCCAGAGATCGGCAAAAAATCGACATTGGGAGTTGTTATGGAAATTTTTCCAGGATCGCCTGCGAACTGGGATGGAGACCAAAAATTGACCTGATGGCGGGATTGCGGAGTACGATTAATTATTATAATTGTTTTTACGACCACTATGTTCAGGCGGATTCATGA
- a CDS encoding sigma-54-dependent Fis family transcriptional regulator has product MSEPVRVLLVDRDKAALHILEHILRKAGCRVMTVPGGVSALQYLERHVADPEPVEVILADLGLDPMDESHFLRHCQRLLPSSALIFVSDTISVSSVVDVIRQGAFHYLIKPIRPQDLRQTVASAAENSRRQSAQQGNPASGVIAGWHHPLITQDPVMLRLLAQVSRIAGLDLPVLITGETGTGKEILARLVHDLSTRAKKPFVAVNCGAFQEELLANELFGHAREAFTGAVRDRKGVVDAAAGGSLFLDEITEMSLSMQVKLLRVIQEKELLRLGMSRPVPIDVRFMAASNRDIRQEVEAGRFRRDLYYRLNVVDFHLPPLSERQGDIPLLVQHFIEKHAKALNKRITGISPQAMALLCDHRFPGNVRELENVILRAVAFATTAEVGVSELPESWSVAESLHLFKRSDDQKYLSLEEMVQRYIVWICQETQGNQGLAARILGLDRVSLWRRLKKIRAHSNSVEPADRPSDDHS; this is encoded by the coding sequence ATGTCTGAACCCGTTCGCGTTCTTCTGGTGGATCGCGACAAGGCGGCCTTGCATATTCTGGAGCATATCCTGCGCAAAGCAGGATGTCGGGTCATGACCGTCCCAGGTGGGGTATCCGCATTGCAATATCTGGAACGACACGTGGCGGATCCGGAACCCGTTGAGGTGATTCTCGCCGACTTGGGGTTGGACCCTATGGATGAGAGTCATTTTCTGCGCCATTGTCAGCGTTTGCTACCCTCCAGCGCCTTGATTTTCGTATCCGACACGATTTCGGTCTCTTCGGTGGTCGATGTCATTCGACAAGGTGCCTTTCATTATCTGATCAAGCCCATTCGGCCCCAGGATTTGCGGCAGACTGTCGCCAGTGCCGCCGAGAACAGTCGTCGTCAATCGGCACAACAGGGAAATCCCGCCAGCGGAGTGATTGCCGGATGGCATCATCCGTTGATCACGCAGGATCCGGTCATGTTGCGTCTGCTGGCTCAGGTCTCCAGGATCGCGGGATTGGATCTGCCGGTTCTGATCACCGGGGAAACCGGAACCGGCAAGGAGATTCTGGCCCGACTGGTCCATGACCTGAGTACTCGGGCCAAAAAGCCTTTTGTAGCCGTCAATTGCGGGGCATTTCAGGAGGAGTTGCTGGCCAACGAGTTGTTTGGTCATGCACGGGAAGCCTTCACCGGCGCGGTGCGGGATCGCAAGGGTGTGGTGGACGCTGCCGCCGGAGGGAGTTTGTTTCTCGATGAGATTACCGAAATGTCATTGTCCATGCAGGTCAAGTTGTTGCGTGTCATCCAAGAAAAAGAGTTGCTGCGATTGGGCATGAGCAGGCCGGTTCCCATCGATGTGCGTTTCATGGCCGCATCCAATCGGGATATTCGTCAGGAGGTGGAAGCGGGTCGTTTTCGACGTGATCTGTATTATCGATTGAATGTGGTGGATTTTCATCTTCCTCCCCTGTCGGAGCGTCAGGGGGATATTCCCTTGCTGGTGCAGCATTTTATCGAAAAACACGCCAAGGCTCTGAACAAAAGAATCACTGGTATCAGCCCCCAGGCCATGGCGCTGCTGTGTGATCACCGGTTTCCGGGCAATGTGCGGGAACTGGAGAATGTCATTTTGCGTGCCGTGGCCTTTGCCACCACGGCTGAGGTGGGGGTTTCTGAACTACCTGAATCATGGAGTGTCGCTGAGTCGTTGCATCTGTTCAAGCGTTCGGATGATCAGAAATATCTTTCATTGGAGGAGATGGTCCAGCGCTATATCGTCTGGATTTGTCAGGAGACCCAGGGCAACCAGGGATTGGCGGCCAGAATACTGGGGCTGGATCGGGTCTCCCTTTGGAGACGATTGAAGAAAATCCGCGCCCATTCCAACAGTGTGGAACCTGCCGACCGGCCATCAGACGACCATTCTTGA
- a CDS encoding tetratricopeptide repeat protein — protein MIRSAQGRFAESAHFCRLALGIRPDFVGAHINLANALSCMGRHQEAEVVCRHALALEPDSLSALEALGNVLSAMGRMEESEGCLRRVLAVEPDNVRTHLALGVVLTQSARYPEAEITFRHVLAFNPDDGAALNNLGNVLTSMGRFVEARDLLLRAVALKPEDARTLLNLGVVCNNLGKFKEAENYYRLAIKYDYNYLDSLSNLLFMQNYHGDGRMEKAMEDAQQYGALVASRAKPFSHAADAAAVGRTLRVGMVSGDLLNHPVGYFLDGLLPCLSGEEVELYVYSNHFQEDDLTHRLKRVTPHWRMVFGMSDEVLAHGIHQDRVDILVDLSGHTARTRLSVFAWKPAPVQVTWLGYFATTGVSAMDYILGDRFNLPESEVDHFTETPWRLPDCYFCFTPPESAPPVSPLPALQHGFVTFGSFNNTNKMTDDVVGCWSGILRAVAGSRLFLKNKSLLDPGMRQSVIERFAVHGITSDRLWLEGPSDRKRYLSAYHRVDIALDSFPYPGVTTSMEGLWMGVPVITRKGNRFLSHQGESILANVGLADWIAVDCQEYVAKAMAFSADLPGLAALRAGLRLRMAGSPVLDTALFAKNLAGAWREMWRIWCQS, from the coding sequence GTGATCCGCAGTGCCCAGGGGCGGTTTGCCGAATCGGCACATTTTTGTCGCCTTGCCTTGGGGATTCGACCGGATTTTGTGGGCGCTCATATCAATCTGGCCAATGCCTTGTCCTGCATGGGACGCCACCAGGAGGCTGAGGTGGTCTGCCGGCACGCTTTGGCATTGGAACCGGATTCTTTGTCTGCCCTGGAGGCATTGGGCAACGTCTTGAGCGCCATGGGGCGCATGGAAGAATCTGAGGGTTGTTTGCGTCGTGTTTTGGCCGTGGAGCCGGACAATGTGCGGACACATCTGGCGTTGGGGGTTGTGTTGACTCAATCGGCCCGTTATCCCGAGGCTGAAATAACCTTTCGTCATGTTTTGGCCTTCAACCCGGATGATGGGGCGGCGCTCAACAATCTGGGGAATGTATTGACTTCCATGGGCCGCTTTGTCGAGGCGCGTGATCTGTTGTTGCGGGCGGTTGCCTTGAAACCCGAGGATGCGCGGACTTTGTTGAATCTGGGGGTGGTTTGCAATAATCTAGGGAAATTTAAAGAGGCTGAAAATTATTATCGTCTGGCTATTAAATATGATTATAATTATCTTGACTCTCTGAGTAATTTGCTTTTCATGCAGAATTACCACGGAGATGGTCGCATGGAAAAGGCGATGGAGGATGCCCAGCAATATGGCGCATTGGTGGCCTCAAGAGCCAAGCCATTCAGTCATGCTGCCGATGCTGCCGCGGTGGGGCGCACCTTGCGGGTGGGAATGGTCTCTGGAGACCTGCTCAACCATCCTGTCGGATATTTCCTGGATGGGTTGTTGCCTTGTTTGTCAGGAGAAGAGGTCGAGCTTTACGTTTACTCCAATCATTTTCAAGAGGACGACCTGACGCATCGTTTGAAGCGGGTGACACCCCATTGGCGCATGGTTTTTGGCATGAGTGATGAGGTGTTGGCCCATGGCATTCATCAAGACAGGGTGGATATTCTGGTGGATCTGTCCGGTCATACAGCCCGCACCCGGTTGTCGGTATTTGCCTGGAAACCGGCACCGGTTCAGGTGACTTGGTTGGGTTATTTCGCCACGACTGGTGTGTCCGCCATGGATTATATTCTCGGAGATCGGTTCAATCTGCCGGAGTCGGAAGTGGATCATTTCACTGAAACGCCATGGCGTCTGCCCGATTGTTATTTTTGTTTCACCCCTCCGGAATCCGCTCCGCCGGTCTCCCCTTTGCCTGCCTTGCAACACGGGTTTGTCACCTTTGGATCTTTCAACAATACCAACAAGATGACCGATGATGTGGTCGGATGCTGGAGCGGCATCCTGCGGGCTGTTGCGGGCAGTCGTCTGTTCCTGAAGAATAAATCTCTGCTGGATCCAGGCATGAGACAATCGGTGATCGAACGGTTTGCTGTTCATGGAATCACCAGCGATCGATTATGGCTGGAAGGACCATCCGATCGGAAACGCTATTTGAGCGCCTATCATCGGGTGGATATCGCCTTGGACAGTTTCCCTTATCCAGGAGTGACCACCAGTATGGAAGGTTTATGGATGGGGGTGCCGGTGATCACCCGGAAGGGTAATCGTTTTTTGTCGCATCAGGGGGAGTCCATTCTGGCCAATGTCGGCTTGGCTGACTGGATCGCGGTGGACTGTCAGGAGTATGTGGCCAAGGCGATGGCTTTTTCTGCCGATTTGCCCGGATTGGCTGCGTTGCGTGCCGGTTTGCGTCTTCGGATGGCCGGTTCACCGGTGCTGGATACGGCTTTGTTCGCAAAGAATCTGGCTGGTGCCTGGCGGGAGATGTGGCGGATCTGGTGTCAATCGTAA
- a CDS encoding iron ABC transporter permease, with protein MSIQKYKPVSPLTPFFRQEGQGAVLALLLLIACVIFLAALSVGGMPGGMPGVLDLLRGQGDGLLGRVILELRLPRALGSMGVGGLLALSGVLMQVLLRNPLADPYVLGLSGGAAFGAILALMAGGSGLWVDGGAWLGAMATMLVVFWLAGGPGGWERGSRLLLTGVVVASGWGAGVSFLLYWMPDERLRGALFWIMGDLARGGDPLPSLVVLVLVLGCVWPFSRALNLLVTGPARAASLGVAVTPVRLALYLLSSLAAASAVATAGSIGFVGLVIPHLLRMVGCVDHRILLPASALLGGALLTLADLLARTLIAPQQMPVGILTALLGAPLFLWLLRRSLR; from the coding sequence ATGAGTATTCAAAAGTATAAACCGGTTTCTCCTTTGACTCCCTTTTTTCGTCAGGAAGGGCAGGGCGCGGTTTTGGCTCTGCTGCTGTTGATCGCCTGCGTGATTTTTCTGGCTGCGTTGTCGGTGGGGGGCATGCCGGGAGGCATGCCGGGGGTGTTGGATCTGCTGCGGGGGCAGGGGGATGGGCTGCTGGGCCGGGTGATTCTGGAATTGCGACTGCCCCGGGCGTTGGGTTCCATGGGGGTCGGGGGTCTGTTGGCTCTTTCCGGGGTGTTGATGCAGGTGCTGTTGCGCAATCCTTTGGCGGATCCGTATGTGCTGGGACTTTCCGGAGGGGCGGCTTTCGGGGCGATTTTGGCTTTGATGGCCGGGGGTTCCGGACTGTGGGTGGATGGGGGAGCCTGGCTGGGGGCCATGGCCACCATGCTGGTGGTGTTCTGGCTTGCCGGTGGACCCGGCGGGTGGGAACGGGGATCCCGACTGTTGTTGACCGGGGTGGTGGTGGCTTCCGGCTGGGGGGCCGGGGTGAGTTTTTTGCTGTATTGGATGCCGGATGAACGGTTGCGGGGGGCTTTGTTCTGGATCATGGGGGATCTGGCCCGGGGCGGGGATCCGCTTCCCTCGCTGGTGGTGTTGGTGTTGGTGCTGGGGTGTGTCTGGCCTTTTTCCCGGGCCTTGAATCTGTTGGTCACCGGTCCGGCCCGGGCCGCCTCTCTGGGCGTGGCGGTCACTCCGGTGCGTTTGGCATTGTACCTGCTCTCCTCTTTGGCGGCGGCTTCGGCTGTGGCCACCGCCGGCAGTATCGGTTTTGTTGGTTTGGTGATTCCCCATCTGTTGCGCATGGTCGGTTGTGTGGACCATCGGATTTTGTTGCCCGCCTCCGCCCTGCTCGGGGGCGCCTTGCTGACTCTCGCCGATCTTTTGGCCCGTACCCTCATCGCCCCTCAACAGATGCCGGTAGGTATCCTCACCGCTTTGCTGGGCGCTCCCCTCTTTTTGTGGCTGTTGCGTCGGAGCCTCCGGTGA
- a CDS encoding cyclic nucleotide-binding domain-containing protein: MNVHDESRELGRHYRPGEIIFRQGDSSDKFYMVRKGRVLLTRETSAGKSMRVEIGDGEIFGIASAFTVNHERFATATVLEDSYILGIDEKMFISRMHQDPSIAFRLIRHLSQRLFDLEHGSSSHSTGKGNKKLARLAKNDKIGKTESASVANPCRKLPNVHDFSVCYHFLIVEDELEYFSVIQGWLANSVENRDDPLRIPTYKLTHATTFAEAESLLRQDKFDLILLDLNLSDSQGYEETFMRMQTQAFDTPIIVFTGMDDDQQAIQAVEDGAQDYLVKGQVNRRTLVRAIQHALSRHKTQKAALDELGTPQEENGHKYAVMLRDWLNRCIVPHHEYSKV; encoded by the coding sequence ATGAACGTACATGACGAGTCCAGGGAACTGGGCCGACACTATCGACCAGGAGAGATCATTTTTCGTCAAGGCGACTCTTCCGACAAATTTTACATGGTGCGCAAGGGTCGGGTTTTGCTCACCCGTGAAACCTCCGCCGGCAAAAGCATGCGGGTGGAAATCGGTGACGGCGAAATTTTCGGGATCGCTTCGGCCTTCACGGTCAATCATGAGCGCTTTGCCACGGCCACGGTGCTGGAAGACTCCTATATTCTCGGGATCGATGAAAAAATGTTTATCTCCCGCATGCATCAGGATCCCTCCATCGCCTTTCGCCTGATTCGTCACCTCTCCCAGCGACTGTTCGATCTGGAACATGGTTCCAGTTCCCACTCCACTGGCAAAGGCAACAAGAAACTGGCCCGGTTGGCCAAAAACGACAAAATCGGCAAGACGGAGTCCGCCTCGGTTGCCAATCCCTGCCGCAAGTTGCCCAATGTCCATGATTTCAGTGTCTGTTATCATTTTTTGATCGTGGAAGACGAATTGGAGTATTTTTCGGTGATTCAGGGGTGGCTGGCCAACTCGGTGGAAAATCGGGACGATCCCTTGCGCATTCCCACCTACAAACTGACCCACGCCACCACCTTTGCCGAAGCCGAGTCCCTGTTGCGCCAGGACAAATTCGACCTGATTCTGTTGGACTTGAACCTTTCCGACAGCCAGGGCTATGAAGAGACCTTTATGCGCATGCAGACTCAGGCGTTCGACACCCCGATCATCGTGTTCACCGGCATGGATGACGATCAGCAGGCCATTCAGGCGGTGGAGGATGGGGCTCAGGACTATCTGGTCAAAGGACAGGTCAATCGCCGTACCCTGGTGCGGGCCATTCAACACGCCCTGTCCCGCCACAAAACCCAAAAGGCGGCCCTGGACGAACTGGGAACCCCACAGGAAGAGAATGGTCACAAATATGCCGTCATGCTGCGGGATTGGTTGAATCGGTGTATCGTGCCCCATCATGAGTATTCAAAAGTATAA
- a CDS encoding citrate transporter codes for MTLLLPDNAWAQSRLDGPTVAGVPVDFILFGLTLIGVALFHNRVLHVALGGLAVIVLYNVSVTGFKHGAGFQGLAAHFGHEWVILTNLFCLLVGFALLADQFERSHVPEWIPRLLPQGWKGAFILLVLIFVLSGFLDNIAAAIIGGTVAMSIYKRRVHIGYVAAIVAASNAGGAGSVVGDTTTTMMWIAGVNPLDVVPAYVAAITALFVFGIPASMQQGKHAEMLTAGSRTLHIDKARVAIVFIILIAAVVTNVVINIKFAVLADHFPFIGVAVWVALLATAPWRAPNWKLIPETARGSLFLLALVTCASLMPVEKLPPASWSSSLILGFISSIFDNIPLTALAIKQGGYDWGMLAYSVGFGGSMIWFGSSAGVAISNIIPEAKSVGAWLKNGWHVALGYVVGFVVMLVLMGWHPTSLGAVVPTP; via the coding sequence CTGACCTTGTTGTTGCCCGACAACGCCTGGGCCCAATCCCGGCTGGATGGTCCGACCGTGGCCGGAGTCCCGGTTGACTTCATTTTGTTTGGCCTGACCCTGATCGGCGTCGCCCTGTTTCACAACCGGGTACTGCACGTGGCGCTGGGGGGGCTGGCGGTAATCGTTTTGTATAATGTCTCGGTGACGGGATTCAAGCATGGGGCTGGTTTTCAGGGACTGGCGGCCCATTTTGGACACGAATGGGTGATCCTGACCAACCTGTTCTGTCTGCTGGTGGGCTTTGCGCTGCTGGCGGATCAGTTCGAGCGCAGCCATGTGCCGGAATGGATTCCCCGACTGCTGCCACAGGGCTGGAAGGGAGCCTTTATACTGCTGGTGTTGATTTTCGTGCTTTCCGGTTTCCTGGACAATATCGCAGCGGCGATCATCGGCGGAACGGTGGCGATGTCCATCTACAAACGTCGGGTTCACATCGGCTATGTGGCCGCCATCGTGGCCGCTTCCAACGCCGGAGGCGCCGGCAGCGTGGTGGGAGACACCACCACCACCATGATGTGGATCGCCGGCGTCAATCCCCTGGACGTTGTGCCCGCGTATGTGGCGGCGATAACCGCGCTGTTCGTCTTCGGCATCCCCGCCTCCATGCAGCAAGGCAAACACGCGGAGATGCTCACCGCCGGCTCCCGGACCCTCCACATCGACAAGGCCCGGGTGGCGATTGTCTTCATCATTCTGATCGCGGCGGTGGTCACCAATGTCGTCATCAACATCAAATTCGCCGTACTGGCGGATCATTTCCCCTTCATCGGGGTTGCGGTGTGGGTGGCGCTGCTGGCCACCGCCCCGTGGCGCGCCCCCAACTGGAAACTGATCCCGGAAACCGCACGCGGCTCCTTGTTCCTATTGGCCCTGGTCACCTGCGCTTCTTTGATGCCGGTGGAAAAACTCCCCCCAGCCTCCTGGTCATCCTCCCTGATTCTGGGCTTCATCTCCTCCATCTTCGACAACATCCCCCTCACCGCCCTGGCGATCAAACAGGGGGGCTATGACTGGGGCATGCTCGCCTACTCGGTGGGATTTGGCGGCTCCATGATCTGGTTTGGCTCTTCGGCGGGAGTGGCAATCTCCAACATCATTCCCGAGGCCAAATCGGTGGGAGCCTGGCTCAAGAACGGTTGGCATGTGGCCTTGGGCTATGTGGTGGGATTTGTGGTGATGCTTGTTTTGATGGGATGGCATCCCACCTCTTTGGGAGCGGTCGTCCCGACCCCTTGA
- a CDS encoding DegT/DnrJ/EryC1/StrS family aminotransferase: MTDLTGGPAAMHRAMLQAVERVLSSGRYVLDREVERFEQLWAEQCGVRFGIGVGNGMDAIGIALCASGIGPGDEVIVPAMTAFATVLAVIRTGATPVLADIDPATALLSLESAQRVLNMRTRAVVVVHLYGRMVEMEAWVVWCREHGLALIEDCAQAHLASRHSKMAGSFGLVGAFSFYPTKNLGAIGDAGMLITDDEMIAKKARQWRDYGRSAADGSGLHLLAGMNSRLDEIQAALLAVRLPWLETFNAARRTTAGKYRERMCNPWVTLQPDAEEPTGHVYHQFVVNVPQRHALRAHLRKKGVHTGLHYALPIHWQPAWSNAPSDPLGLIHAERHACRCLSLPCHPFLSIESVDRVVAALNAFVPTGDGAP; encoded by the coding sequence ATGACTGATCTGACCGGAGGACCGGCAGCGATGCATCGGGCCATGTTGCAGGCGGTTGAACGGGTATTGTCCTCTGGACGATATGTGCTGGACCGGGAGGTCGAACGGTTCGAGCAGCTATGGGCCGAGCAGTGCGGGGTACGGTTTGGGATTGGGGTGGGTAACGGCATGGATGCCATAGGTATCGCCTTGTGTGCCAGCGGGATCGGTCCGGGGGATGAGGTGATTGTGCCGGCGATGACCGCTTTTGCGACGGTATTGGCTGTGATTCGTACCGGAGCCACTCCGGTTTTGGCGGATATCGATCCCGCGACCGCGTTGTTGAGTCTGGAAAGCGCACAACGGGTTCTGAACATGCGTACGCGGGCTGTGGTGGTGGTGCATCTGTATGGCCGGATGGTGGAGATGGAAGCATGGGTTGTCTGGTGTCGTGAGCACGGCTTGGCGTTGATCGAGGATTGCGCTCAGGCGCATCTGGCCAGCAGACACAGCAAGATGGCTGGTTCGTTTGGTCTGGTGGGAGCCTTCAGCTTTTATCCCACCAAGAATCTCGGCGCCATCGGAGATGCGGGCATGTTGATCACCGACGATGAAATGATTGCCAAAAAGGCTCGACAATGGCGGGATTATGGTCGGAGTGCTGCCGATGGCTCTGGATTGCATCTGTTGGCCGGCATGAACAGCCGTCTGGATGAAATTCAGGCTGCTTTGTTGGCCGTACGACTTCCGTGGCTGGAAACGTTCAACGCAGCCAGACGAACCACTGCAGGGAAATATCGGGAACGGATGTGCAATCCTTGGGTAACGTTGCAACCCGACGCAGAAGAACCGACTGGTCATGTCTATCATCAATTTGTGGTGAATGTGCCCCAGCGTCATGCCTTGCGGGCGCATTTGCGAAAGAAGGGTGTGCATACCGGGTTGCATTACGCCTTGCCGATCCATTGGCAACCCGCGTGGTCGAATGCTCCATCCGATCCCCTTGGACTCATTCACGCCGAACGGCACGCATGCCGTTGTCTTTCCTTGCCCTGTCACCCATTTTTGTCCATTGAGTCGGTGGACAGAGTGGTTGCGGCGCTCAATGCCTTTGTGCCCACCGGGGATGGGGCGCCATGA